The Cryptomeria japonica chromosome 9, Sugi_1.0, whole genome shotgun sequence DNA segment tctctctctctctctctctccccctctctctctctcttaccccctccctccctccatcctctccctctctatctccacccccatctctctctctatctctatctctctctctctctccctttatcctattctttccttctcttcctatcctagtctttccatctcttcctataataatctctctctttctctttctccttctctttgtctctctctctgtctctctttctctctctttctctctccctctccccctcttcatttcccaatctccctatctttctcctcctcattctctctatctctccttctcttcctatcccctactctctctctctctctcaaattatCCTAGTCTTTGTGTCTCTTCCTATCCTGGTCTTTCCaactcttcctatcctaatctccctcctctctctctctttctctttctctctctctatctctctctgtctctctctgtctctctctgtctctctctttctctctctcccccctctctctctctcttaccccctcactccctccatcctctccctctctatctccaccaccatctctctctctctctctccccttaccctagtctttccatctcttcctatcctagtctttccatctcttcctatcctaatctccctctctctctctctcttgctcccttgctctctctctctctcttgctccctctctctctctatctccttatcctattgtctccctctctctccctctccacctctccatttcccaatctccctatctctctcctcctctttctctctatctctccttctcttcctatcccctattctctctctctctctctcactatctctccttatcctattctccctCTTGGTCCCATATCCCTCtctgtctatctctctctctcaatcctctctctctctttgtctctctctctctttctcctctctctgtctttgtctttctctccatctctctctcgttatcctagtctttccctatcttcctatcctagtctttccatctcttcctattcTAACCTTCCTCTCTGTcccctctgtctctctctgtctctctctatatctctctcttgttatcctagtctttccctctcttcctatcctagtctttccatcacttcctatcctaatctccctatctctctctctctctctctctctctctctctctctctctctctctctctctctctctctctctctctctctctctctctctctttctctctcggTCCCACTCTCTCTCTTAtgccctccctccctccatcctctttctctctttctttctctctatctctctctgtctctgtctctatctctctctcattatcctagtctttccctctcttcctatcctagtctttccatctcttcctatcctaatctccctccctctctctctctctctccctctctccctctctctctctctctcgttatcctagtctttccctctcttcctatctagactttccatctcttcctatcttaatctccctctctctcccctctctctttgtctctctgtctctgtctctctctatctctctctccttatcctagtctttccctcccttcctatcctagtccttccatctTTTCCTATCCTAATcgtcctctccctctctctctctctctcattatcctagtctttccctctcttcctatcttagactatccatctcttcctatcctaatgttcctctctctcccctctctctctatctctctctatctctctctctctttatggtGCAGGGAACCTATGGTAATAGGATAGTTCTGGTTTCATTGTTTGTAATAATTTGAGTTTGATCATTTACGATCATCTCTCTCCTATTGTGTGGTCATGACTACCTACAGCATGCTTATAAGCTGTGGAGTCTTAGTCCACAAGGATTTTGGTTTGTTTTTGTTGGAATAACGGGAATAAGTGAATTAGTCCATTTGTCCATTTCTTGTATGGTCAAGAGTCTTATTGGTATTTCCATAAACCAATCACTCTTAGTCCATTGGACTTTGGTTCTGTTTTGTTTTTTCGTTAATGTTGTTACTAGGTTAGCGGAGATTGTTTATTACATCTTTGTTGGTTCAGTTGTATCAACGACCCTAACTGGTTTGCACTGGTTGGGTGTCTGTTGCTGTATATAACAGTGTGTCCAACAAATGGTTGGAAGGGAAGTCTgcgaagcaaaagaaataaaacaaaaaaaaacaacagTTTCGAGAAGGTCTCCTATTCATGACTCTTTTTGCAGTTTGGTTGTTTTGTTCGAAATAGGGTTCGAAGCAATGAAATGTGGAACAGGTGCAAATCGGGTGTAAAAACAATTTAAACGGGTTCAGAGTCAACAACTGTAAGCAATTTGAAAGCCTTGTTTCGTTTAATTGAAAGAGCTCTTTGTTTGATTTTCGGGTTGTGTGCATTGATACACTGTGAATATATTTTCTGCGATAAACACAATGACTTAGACATGTAACTATGCCATTTTGAATTGGTTGCAATTTGAACAAACAAAAGTTTGGTTAATTTGATTAGAGGAAGTTGTATGATCATATTGTCATGTAAACCCAGTTCCAAACTATTCTTCCTTCGCGGGAACCATAATGCCGACTGGTGAAGAACAGTTTAGGGCGAATATGTTTAATGTTTTCAATGCTCGAAACTGTTGAAGAGACAAACGCTTCAAAGACAATGTTTAAAAGATTTAAACCAACAAAATTGTTACATCTAGGGTCATCGCCTCTGTTCTTGAGATAAAACCATTAATCTAGCGTGCCCTAGCCTGTACGATATATAATTGTGTTGAAATCAAACCCGAAATGGTTTAAATCATTCGACAACAGCTTGAAGTTGTGTCGTTATGGCTATCACTCAAGTCAGTTTATGTTGAAACAAGTTTTGGAATGTGAATCGATCCAAAACATGAAGGGATTGGTTGGAAACCAATAATCAAATACCATAATCGAAAGTTTGAACCAGAAAGACTGTTTAAATTAAAACCCCTGTTTATGGCACAGAATTAACACCTTACATTGGCATCGGGTTCCAAAGCTTGACAAACCAGTCGAAGCCTAAACTAGCCTGATCAGCTAGGGGATTGGGATTCCTGAGTGTAAACAAGCTTTGTTGAATTTTGATGTCATCTAATTGTGTTACAAACAAAACGGGGGAATGAATCAAAACAAGTGTATTTGTGACTAAACCAGCAAGACTTGAAAACTCAAAAGTGCAACAGTAATACATCCTTAAAGAACTGTAAACCTCAGTAGGGAACAAAGTTTGGCAAATATCCTTCCGGAGTTAGGGGACTAGCATCTGAACATGTTAAAATTCAGATTTGTGTCAAACTGGTGGTAGTGGATTAGTGTTTCTTTTGATTAAGAATTCATTTTGTGATGATTATAATGGTTGAATAATGAATTTCCTTTTATTCATCAAATGCTTGAAGAACAGTTTGGATTTCTTATTAAATATCACTGTAATTGTTTGGGCTAACCAAGCTTAGCATTGTAgcgctctgcatcaagtggtatcagagcccaagatACCTTTTTGGGAATAACAAGATGGGGGATGGAGATGAAATCCCTATTAGAATCACCAATGTAGAATTGGCTAAGATAGTCAAAGAGCAAATGGCAGAGAGTAGGGCTGTCAGAGAGGAGAATAGGGCAATGAAGAGAGAGTTAGATAAGTTGAAAGGCCAAGTGAGGAGAGGAAGCCAAGAAGAGTCAGAAGAAGGAGAGGAAGAGCAAGATCCAGCCGGTCAAGCAAATATTCCGGAGGATCAAAAGGCAATCCTTGCAGCCCTAGAGAGGGTAGGAGTAAAGGATAGGAATGATATTCCTTTGTTCCATGGCAAATTGGAACTGGAAGAATGcatggattggatagaagctttgGAGAATTATTTTGAGTGTGAGGTAGTACTTCCAAGCCAAAGGGTGAAGTTGGCAAAGTCAAAATTGAAGGGGCCAACCCTTAattggtggaattttctacaaAATGAGAGATTGGAAGAGGGAAAGGAGGTCATTTCCACTTGGACTAGAATGAAGGCAGAATTGAAAAGACAGTTTGTACCGGATGATTATGAAGTGACCCTTCATAAGAAGcttcaaaatttgaagcaaaaagatcttgatgtgagTTCCTATACTCAAGAATTTCACAATTTGACCTTGAAGGCCAAAATGTTTGAAACTGAAAAACAAAAACTTGCAAGGTATATCAATGGATTGAAATATAGCATCCAAGATGAATTGACATTGGTTAGTGTGGAATCAGTCCACAAATGTTTTCAGCTTGCCCTCAAGATTAAGGAAAAACAAAAAAGAAGGGGAGAACAAAGTAAGGGAAGAGGAAACTCATTCCGTGGAAGAGGTAGGTTCAATGGGAGAGGAACTTTTCCTAAGTCCCAAGGTGAAAGCAGCAATCAAAGTGCTGATAATGATGCTAGTGGCAGAGGTTCATTCAGAGGAAGAGGGTCAAATAATGGCAGGGGCAGATCAAGAGGAAGAGGCCCTAATGTGTTCACCGGAAGATGCTTCTCATGCAACCAAGTTGGGCATCAATCTTTCAGATGTCCACAAAAGAATGACAGTAGCAATCAAGGAGATAGAAGGGTACAATTGATTCACGAAGAGGATTGCCAAAGCAATTCATCATACCATACAATTTCATCCAAGCATGCTGATCCAGTGCAAGGAGAAACTCTTATGTTCAATAGATCGCTGTTGGTACCACTCAATAAGGAGCCAGCACAAAGGAAATCCCTATTCCAGACTACTTGCAAAGCCAAAGGTAAAGTgtgtaaggtaattgttgattccgGCTCTACTGAAAATCTAGTTTCTTTGGAAATGGTAACCAAGTTAAATTTGAAAAGGCTTCCACATCCTACTCCCTATAAAGTTTCTTGGTTGAATAAGGAGCAGCAAACTATTGTGAATGAACAATGCTTGgtagaatttgaaattggtgactaTAAGGATAAAGTTTTATGTGAAATAGTtgcaatggatgcatgccatcttcttttaggaagaccatggcaatatgatacTAATGCCCAACATGATGGGAAAACCAATGTGTTTAATATAACTAAAGATGGAGAACATTTCATAATGACACCTTTACCGGATGTTGCAAATAATTCAATCTTGCAAAGTAGTGTTATGGTTGTCAAAGAAAAAGAGTTTTTAGAAGGTCTTAAGGAAGAGAATCCTCCATGCTTTGCTGTTGTAATCAGACCTAAGGAAACTAATTATGAGGGCAGGGAATTGAGTATAGATTCCAAAGAAAGTACTTGTCCTAAGGTTGTAATTGATTTGCTGAATAAGTATGATGGTATTATTGCTGATAGTACCAATGAGTCTCTTCCACCAAAGAGGTCAATCAGCCATTGTATTGATTTGATTCCGGGTGCTACATTACCCAATAAAGCAGCCTATAAACTAACTCCTGAACAAAATGTTGAAGTTGCATGAAAAATCCAAGGATTGTTAGAAAAGGGTTACATACGGAAAAGTATCAGCCCATGTGCTGTCCCAGCAGTCCTTgctcctaagaaagaaggaacTTGGAGGTTATGTACAGATTCTCATGCCATTAATAAGATTACTATTAGATACTGGTTTCCCatgcctaggatagaggatctCATGGATTGTTTAGGTGGTGCTAAATATTATTCAAAGATTgatcttaaaagtggttatcatcaaatctgGATACGTGAAGGGGACGAATGGAAAACCGCTTTCAAAACTAATGAGGGTTTGTTTGAATGTATAGTTATGCCCTTTGGTTTATCCAATGCTCCTAGTACTTTCATGCGTTTAATGAATGAAGTGCTGAAACCTTTTcttcatcaatttgttgttgtatatttggatgatattctaatttttagAGGCAGCAAAGAGGAGCATTTACAGCATTTGGATCAGGTCTTGAGGAAGCTTCATGAAGAAGGCTTGAGGATAAACTTAGAGAAGTGTTCCTTCATGCAAGAAGAACTTGTGTTCTTGGGTTTTGTAATTTCAAAAGGCAGTCTGAAAATGGATCCTTCAAAGGTAGACGCCATCCTAAATTGGCCAGCACCTACTACAGCCACGGAGGTAAAAAGTTTTCATGGTTTATGCAGCTTCTATAGAAAGTTTATTAGAAACTTTAGTGGTATTTGTGCTCCACTTATTGATACTATTAAAGGTGGCAGAAAATGTGTTTTCCAATGGACTAAAGAGGCCAATGAATCTTTTGAATTGCTGAAAAAGAAAATATCAGAACAGCCAGTACTTGTTTTACCAGATTTTTATAAGGtttttgttgttgaatgtgatgctagcaataagGCTATTGGTGGGGTTCTTAGTCAAGATGGTAGACCCGTAgccttctttagtgagaaattaaatgaagcaaaacaaaaatattctACTTATGATCTTAAACTTTATGCTATGGTTCAGTCGTTaagaaaatggaggcattatcttttacCAAAAGAGTTCATTGTTTTTACGGATAACCATGCACTTAGTTTTCTGAATAGACAAGAGAAACTTAACCATAGACATGTCAAGTGGATGGAGTTTTTGCAGGCCTATACTTTCagcattaaacataagaaaggggTTACTAATAAGGTGgcggatgctttgagtagaaggacaCTTGCCATTCAGTCTATGCAATTGGAAAGTGCTGGTTTAGAGGCTATGGCATCCATGTATGCTATGGATGAAGATTTCAAGGAAATTTATCAGGTTTGTTTGGATATGACAGCAAGGTATCATACTGAATTTTCTGAGTATTTGATTCAGAATGGGCTTCTTTTCAAGGGTGGTttactttgtgttacaaaaggatcAATGAGGGAAAATATTatcaaggaaaaacattgtggcagtttggcaggtcattttggtttggataaaactTTAGAATCAGTCaagaggttttattattggcctaagttgcaaacggatgttaggaaatttgttgaaACTTGTTTGATATGTCAAAAATCTAAAGGTCATTCCTCTAATGCTAGACTTTACACACCTTTGCCCATTCCTTCTAAACCATGGGATTcagttagtatggattttgtgcttGGTTTGCCTAGGACCAAGTCCGGTTATGACAGCATATTTGTGGTAGTAGATCGGTTTtcaaaaatggctcattttattccatgtaaaactactcatgatgcatctCATGTTGCTGGATTGTTCTTTCAGGAGGTAGTACGTTTGCATGGTTTATCTTTGTCAATCATATCAAATAGAGATCCCAAATTCCTGGGTCATTTTTGGtgaactttgtggaagaaattgggcacTAATGTTTGTTTATCTTCTGCATATCACCCACAATCCAATGGGCAGACTGAGGTCATCAATAGGTCTCTTGGTAATCTTTTGAGGTGCTTAACACAAGAACATGGTACAAGTTGGGATTTCGTTTTGGCTCAAGCTGAGTTTTCCTATAATGATTTAGTGAATCGTAGTACCAAGAAAactccatttcagattgtgtatggtaTTCATCCATGGGGCATTTTGGAGTTAAGGGATGTTAACTGTTTGGAAAAGCCCAGTGCTTTGGCTGATGATTTTGTTAATGTTATGAAGAATATTTAGGATCAGGTTAAGGTAAAGCTTCAGCATTCTAATTCCAAATATAAAACTCATGCAGATAAAAGGAGGAAAGATGTAACATTCAATGTTGGGGATTTGGTCATGGTCCATTTAAAGAAAGAAAGGCTACCTAAGGGCCATTATACGAAGCTTATGGCAAAAAAGATTGGACCTTTTAAAATTCTCAAACGCAGTGGTCCTAATGCCTATCATGTTGATCTTCCTCCAGATATTCATTTatcacctatctttaatgttgttgatctaTATTTGTATAAAGGTCCTGTTGATACTTCTGTGAATGCAGGTGCTGCTAATTCTCTTGTTGATGCACAGCTTTCAGCTCTTCCTAAGGTACCTCCTTTGGAgattgattgcattttggaaactCGTGTGGCCCAGAAGACCCGACGTCATACCTATTATGAACATTTGGTGCAGTGGAAATCCAGACCAGTTGAAGATGCTACATGGCTGTCTACTGCCGCTCTTGAGAAGTTGGGTTTTTCTGTTCCAGCAgtcccaactcaagggacttgagttttcctGCCTGGAGAGCATGGTGCAAGGCACCTGTGGTAATAGGATAGTTCTGGTTTCATTGTTTGTAATAATTTGAGTTTGATCGTTTACGATCATCTCTCTCCTATTGTGTGGTCATGACTACCTACAGCATGCTTATAAGTTGTGGAGTCTTAGTCCACAAGGATTTTGGTTTGTTTTTGTTGGAATAATGGGAATAAGTGAATTAGTCCATTTGTCCATTTCTTGTATGGTCAAGAGTCTTATTGGTATTTCTATAAACCAATCACTCTTAGTCCATTGGACTGTGGTTCTGTTTTGTTTTTTCATTAATGCTGTTACTAGGTTAGTGGAGATTGTTTATTACATCTTTGTTGGTTCAGTTGTATCAACAAGCCCAACTGGTTTGCACCGGTTGGGTGTTTGTTGCTGTATATAACAGTGTGTCCAACTAATGGTTGGAAGGGAAGTCTacgaagcaaaagaaataaaacaaaaaaacacaacAGTTTCGAGAAGGTCTCCTATTCATGACTCTTTTTGCAGTTCGGTCGTTTTGTTCGAAACAGGGTTCGAAGCAATGAAATGTGGAACAGGTGCAAATCGGGTGTAAAAACAATTTAAACGGGTTCACAGTCAACAACTGTAAGTGATTTGAAAGCCTTGTTTCGTTTAATTGAAAGAGCTCTTTGTTTGATTTTCGGGTTGTGTGCATTGATACACTGTGAATATATTTTCTACGATAAACACAATGACTTAGACATGTAACTGTGCCGTTTTGAATTGGTTGCAATTTGAACAAACAAAAGTTTGGTTAATTTTATTAAAGGAAGCTGTATGATCATATTGTCATGTAAACCCAGTTCCAAACTATTCTTCCTTCGTGGGAACCATAATGCCGACTGGTGAAGAATAGTTTAGGGCGAATATGTTTAATGTTTTCAATGCTCGAAACTATTGAAGAGACAAACGCTTCAAAGAAAATGTTTAAAAGAGTTAAACCAACAACATTGTTACATCCGGGGTCATCGCCTCTGTTCTTGAGATAAAACCATTAATCTAGCGTGCCCTAGCCCATACAATATATAACTGTGTTGAAATCAAACCCGAAATGGTTTAAATCATTCGACAACAGCTTGAAGTTGTGTCGTTATGGCTATCACTCAAGTCAGTTTATGTTGAAACAAGTTTTGGAATGTGAATCGATCCAAAACATGAAGGGATTGCTTGGAAACCAATAATCAAATACCATAATCAAAAGTTTGAACCAGAAAGACTGTTTAAATTAAAACCCCTGTTTATGGCACAGAATTAACACCTTACATTGGCATCGGGTTCCAAAGCTTGACAAACCAGTCAAAGCCTAAACTAGCCTGAT contains these protein-coding regions:
- the LOC131858345 gene encoding uncharacterized protein LOC131858345: MGDGDEIPIRITNVELAKIVKEQMAESRAVREENRAMKRELDKLKGQVRRGSQEESEEGEEEQDPAGQANIPEDQKAILAALERVGVKDRNDIPLFHGKLELEECMDWIEALENYFECEVVLPSQRVKLAKSKLKGPTLNWWNFLQNERLEEGKEVISTWTRMKAELKRQFVPDDYEVTLHKKLQNLKQKDLDVSSYTQEFHNLTLKAKMFETEKQKLARYINGLKYSIQDELTLVSVESVHKCFQLALKIKEKQKRRGEQSKGRGNSFRGRGRFNGRGTFPKSQGESSNQSADNDASGRGSFRGRGSNNGRGRSRGRGPNVFTGRCFSCNQVGHQSFRCPQKNDSSNQGDRRVQLIHEEDCQSNSSYHTISSKHADPVQGETLMFNRSLLVPLNKEPAQRKSLFQTTCKAKGKVCKVIVDSGSTENLVSLEMVTKLNLKRLPHPTPYKVSWLNKEQQTIVNEQCLVEFEIGRPWQYDTNAQHDGKTNVFNITKDGEHFIMTPLPDVANNSILQSSVMVVKEKEFLEGLKEENPPCFAVVIRPKETNYEGRELSIDSKESTCPKVVIDLLNKYDGIIADSTNESLPPKRSISHCIDLIPGATLPNKAAYKLTPEQNVEVA